In one window of Candidatus Microthrix subdominans DNA:
- a CDS encoding 50S ribosomal protein L11 methyltransferase yields MTETGAAAAPWPSEMPPERRPSAAEAPPSAVQLTIAVPDDETAEVLAAVVWGGAAGAVPPPDGVEERDTADEGVRWVISWVDPPAPELLETLGAELCRNGADVVGTSSVAHDQGLDAWRDYASVWRAGPFAVRPPWLEAIPDAETIDLVIDPGATFGSGSHQSTRMALELLADLPIDKMPVVDVGSGSGILGIGAALLGAARVDLVELDPRGENVGLTNAFRNRVADRVRWAGTDATALAGVRTGPAQHEPRVVAANMLIGELEAVAPSLRALAGTGGLVIAAGVLESQVPRLMQALGAHRRVDCRIEPSETDPSVSWAALALELQPAPDPEADDVDPRTPR; encoded by the coding sequence ATGACCGAAACGGGAGCAGCCGCCGCCCCTTGGCCGAGCGAGATGCCCCCCGAACGGCGGCCCTCTGCGGCCGAAGCACCGCCCTCCGCCGTCCAGCTGACGATCGCGGTGCCCGACGACGAGACTGCCGAGGTTCTCGCCGCCGTGGTGTGGGGTGGCGCCGCAGGCGCAGTGCCGCCGCCCGACGGGGTGGAGGAACGGGATACAGCTGACGAAGGTGTTCGCTGGGTGATCAGCTGGGTGGATCCGCCCGCTCCCGAACTTCTGGAGACGCTGGGCGCCGAGCTGTGCCGCAACGGCGCCGACGTCGTGGGCACCTCGTCGGTGGCCCACGACCAGGGACTCGACGCCTGGCGTGATTACGCCAGCGTGTGGCGGGCCGGACCGTTTGCCGTGCGGCCGCCGTGGCTGGAGGCGATCCCCGATGCCGAGACGATCGACCTGGTGATCGACCCCGGCGCCACGTTTGGCTCCGGGTCGCACCAGAGCACCCGCATGGCCCTCGAGCTGCTCGCCGACCTGCCGATCGACAAGATGCCGGTCGTCGACGTGGGCAGCGGCTCAGGGATCCTCGGCATCGGAGCAGCGCTGTTGGGAGCCGCTCGGGTGGATCTGGTCGAGCTCGACCCCCGAGGTGAGAACGTTGGCCTGACCAACGCCTTTCGCAACCGGGTCGCCGACCGGGTGCGGTGGGCCGGGACCGACGCAACGGCATTGGCAGGCGTTCGAACGGGTCCTGCGCAGCACGAACCGCGTGTGGTCGCCGCCAACATGTTGATCGGCGAGCTGGAGGCGGTAGCCCCGTCCCTGCGGGCGCTCGCCGGGACCGGCGGCCTCGTCATCGCCGCAGGCGTCCTGGAGTCCCAGGTGCCCCGACTGATGCAGGCACTGGGCGCCCATCGTCGCGTCGACTGTCGCATCGAACCCTCCGAAACCGACCCGTCGGTCAGTTGGGCCGCCCTGGCGTTGGAGCTCCAACCCGCGCCCGATCCGGAAGCCGATGACGTCGACCCGAGGACGCCTCGATGA
- the coaD gene encoding pantetheine-phosphate adenylyltransferase: MTTVLYPGSFDPIHNGHVEIVETASRLFDRVVVATLHNPQKRSGLFDLAERSRLIAASLAHLDNVEVTSFSSLVVDLAKEVEASFIVKGLRAVSDFESELQMAQTNTTISGVDTLFIPSASSHSFLASKLIREIARFGGEISGMVPPAVADALHQRFTESNEEIHT, encoded by the coding sequence GTGACCACGGTGCTCTATCCCGGCTCGTTCGATCCCATCCACAACGGACACGTGGAGATCGTCGAAACCGCCTCCCGCCTCTTCGACCGGGTGGTGGTCGCCACCCTGCACAACCCCCAGAAGCGGTCGGGGCTGTTCGACCTGGCCGAGCGAAGCAGGCTGATCGCGGCCAGCCTCGCCCATCTGGACAACGTCGAGGTGACCAGCTTCTCCAGCCTGGTGGTTGATCTGGCCAAGGAGGTGGAGGCCAGCTTCATCGTCAAGGGCCTGCGGGCGGTGTCGGACTTCGAGTCCGAACTGCAGATGGCCCAGACCAACACCACGATTTCCGGGGTGGATACCTTGTTCATCCCGTCGGCCAGTTCGCATTCGTTTCTGGCCTCCAAGCTGATCCGCGAGATCGCCCGCTTCGGCGGCGAGATCTCGGGGATGGTCCCCCCGGCGGTGGCGGACGCCTTGCACCAACGATTCACCGAATCGAACGAGGAGATTCACACATGA
- a CDS encoding acyl carrier protein: MERQSLDRDAVLQLVKEQLADIMESDVDAIGEDDRFAEDLHTDSLALVELVEVLEDELAERSCAVLFDDEDLVDLLTVRDAVDYVMARMGS, encoded by the coding sequence ATGGAACGCCAGTCGCTCGACCGTGACGCAGTGCTGCAACTCGTCAAGGAGCAGCTGGCCGACATCATGGAGTCCGATGTCGACGCGATCGGCGAGGATGACCGCTTCGCCGAGGACCTTCACACCGACAGCCTCGCCCTCGTCGAGTTGGTCGAGGTGCTCGAGGACGAGCTGGCCGAGCGTTCCTGCGCGGTGCTCTTCGACGACGAGGACCTGGTCGACCTGCTCACCGTGCGCGATGCCGTCGACTACGTCATGGCTCGGATGGGATCCTGA
- the rpmF gene encoding 50S ribosomal protein L32 — protein MAVPKRKTSKAKSRTRRASNWRLESAPRSLCDRCNTPKRPHTVCSNCGWYHGRQAIEVS, from the coding sequence ATGGCTGTTCCCAAGCGCAAGACCTCCAAGGCGAAGAGCCGTACCCGTCGGGCGTCCAACTGGCGTCTCGAATCGGCCCCTCGCTCGCTGTGCGATCGCTGCAACACCCCAAAGCGGCCCCACACGGTGTGCTCCAACTGTGGTTGGTACCACGGTCGTCAGGCGATTGAAGTCAGCTGA
- a CDS encoding type II toxin-antitoxin system VapC family toxin has product MRVAYLDASAVVKLVIPEAESAQLLEFVRGLDRAISSELTVIEVGRAAARADGSAGLSRAAEVCRRLDLQPIDSHIIDRARQLKPATVRSLDAIHLASALEPRVAPLLVAYETRLLQAASDHQLVVASPGR; this is encoded by the coding sequence GTGAGGGTGGCGTACCTCGACGCTTCGGCCGTCGTGAAGCTGGTCATCCCCGAGGCCGAAAGCGCCCAACTGCTTGAGTTCGTGCGTGGGCTGGACCGGGCGATCAGCAGCGAACTCACGGTGATCGAGGTCGGTCGTGCTGCCGCCCGAGCGGACGGTAGTGCGGGGCTGAGCCGAGCCGCAGAGGTGTGCCGCCGTCTCGATCTTCAGCCGATCGATTCGCACATCATCGACCGCGCCCGACAGCTCAAGCCAGCGACAGTGCGCTCGCTCGACGCGATTCACCTGGCCAGCGCATTGGAGCCAAGGGTCGCTCCGTTGCTGGTCGCCTACGAGACCCGGCTGCTACAAGCTGCCAGCGACCACCAACTGGTCGTCGCATCTCCGGGCCGCTGA
- a CDS encoding type II toxin-antitoxin system Phd/YefM family antitoxin encodes MEQVGVRELRQNLSVYLRQIQDDQRPLEVTDRGRPVAVLTPLSPAADEYAALQAAGRLRPAAASWSTYSMHTNEITTEGSDALEALREERL; translated from the coding sequence ATGGAACAGGTCGGCGTCAGAGAACTCCGTCAAAACCTCAGCGTGTACCTGCGCCAGATCCAGGATGACCAGCGGCCGCTCGAGGTAACCGACCGAGGTCGTCCCGTGGCGGTGCTGACGCCGTTGAGCCCGGCGGCTGACGAGTATGCGGCGCTCCAAGCTGCCGGGCGTCTCCGCCCCGCAGCGGCGAGTTGGTCGACGTATTCGATGCACACCAACGAGATCACGACCGAGGGCTCGGACGCACTCGAAGCCCTTCGGGAGGAACGTCTGTGA
- a CDS encoding two pore domain potassium channel family protein has protein sequence MIAHAVMVIVGTIMVVVAVADLVNTLVTTSSSRSSHVNMWPSRIVARHAFLGLRSIVARIGEHRPARERLLATFGPLLLLILLTMWVTLQVVGFGLIWAGMRGIKGTTSVFGHVYYSGVSFFTIGFGDVVPTDVLPRAGVLVEGLLGVVTTALVIAYLPMLYAAYATRERPLSTLDDGSAGPVTPNSLLFAWSPDANPQLIDAKFADWESWAVDIAASHGASPMLRFFRSYDRQHNWLTALKLLTEAAMRAQLIVGASNGSSFWFLRRADMIYQLMAHGTDLDPWTEAVRPTGEQHERDVRQMYDQLSAHGFELVPFEVALTEVANIRNMYRPTMAYLDHWLLCPDEFWPPQTVIQRVPPA, from the coding sequence GTGATCGCCCACGCGGTGATGGTGATCGTCGGCACGATCATGGTGGTCGTCGCGGTCGCCGACCTGGTCAACACCCTGGTCACCACGTCCAGCTCGCGTTCCAGCCACGTCAACATGTGGCCTTCGAGGATCGTCGCCCGGCATGCCTTCCTCGGGCTGCGCAGCATCGTCGCCCGCATCGGCGAGCACCGACCGGCCCGCGAGCGGCTGCTGGCCACATTCGGGCCGCTGCTGTTGCTGATCCTGCTGACGATGTGGGTGACGTTGCAGGTGGTCGGCTTCGGTCTGATCTGGGCCGGGATGCGGGGCATCAAGGGCACCACCTCGGTGTTCGGCCACGTCTACTACTCCGGCGTCTCGTTCTTCACGATCGGGTTCGGCGACGTGGTTCCCACCGACGTCCTGCCCCGCGCCGGGGTGCTCGTCGAGGGACTGCTGGGGGTGGTGACGACCGCCTTGGTCATCGCCTACCTGCCCATGCTGTACGCCGCCTACGCCACCCGCGAACGCCCGCTGAGCACGCTCGACGATGGTTCCGCCGGTCCGGTCACCCCGAACAGCCTCCTGTTCGCGTGGTCGCCGGATGCCAACCCCCAGTTGATCGACGCCAAGTTCGCCGACTGGGAAAGCTGGGCGGTCGACATCGCCGCATCTCACGGTGCCAGCCCGATGTTGCGCTTTTTTCGCAGCTACGACCGTCAGCACAACTGGCTGACCGCCCTGAAGCTGCTGACCGAAGCGGCGATGCGAGCCCAGCTGATCGTCGGCGCATCCAACGGCTCGTCGTTCTGGTTTCTTCGGAGGGCGGACATGATCTATCAGCTGATGGCCCACGGGACGGACCTGGATCCCTGGACCGAGGCGGTGCGGCCGACCGGCGAGCAGCACGAGCGCGACGTTCGCCAGATGTACGACCAGCTGTCCGCCCACGGCTTCGAGCTGGTGCCCTTCGAGGTGGCGCTCACCGAAGTGGCCAACATCCGCAACATGTACCGGCCGACGATGGCGTACCTCGACCACTGGCTGCTGTGCCCGGACGAGTTCTGGCCGCCGCAGACCGTCATCCAGCGGGTGCCCCCGGCCTGA
- a CDS encoding crotonase/enoyl-CoA hydratase family protein translates to MGIATETTGRTLVVTIDRPKRRNAVDRTTADELHRAFVAFDADGGLDVAVLTGAGGNFCAGADLHAIGTGDGNRVSDDPDAPAPLGCTRLLLDKPVIAAVEGFAVAGGLELALWCDLRVAATDATFGVYCRRFGVPLVDGGTVRLPRLIGQSRASDMILTGRGISGVEAGEWGLANRTCAPGSALDAALELAASIAEFPQQCLRNDRRSSYEQWGLGLDDALANETRLGLATLHSGETLEGAARFVAGAGRSGAAVPPTREPGQPGLGPVETGDGQR, encoded by the coding sequence ATGGGCATAGCCACAGAGACCACCGGCCGGACCCTGGTGGTCACCATCGACCGCCCGAAGCGCCGCAACGCCGTCGACCGCACGACCGCCGACGAATTGCACCGGGCGTTTGTCGCCTTCGATGCTGACGGAGGCCTCGACGTGGCCGTGTTGACCGGTGCCGGCGGCAACTTCTGCGCCGGGGCCGACCTGCATGCGATCGGCACGGGCGACGGCAACCGGGTGTCCGACGACCCCGACGCACCGGCGCCGCTCGGCTGCACGCGGCTGCTGCTCGACAAGCCCGTGATCGCCGCAGTCGAGGGCTTCGCCGTCGCCGGCGGGCTCGAACTGGCGCTGTGGTGTGACCTGCGGGTGGCGGCCACCGACGCCACCTTCGGCGTGTACTGCCGCCGCTTCGGGGTGCCCCTGGTCGATGGCGGCACGGTGCGGTTGCCTCGTCTGATCGGCCAGAGCCGGGCGTCGGACATGATCCTCACCGGCCGGGGGATCTCCGGGGTGGAGGCGGGGGAGTGGGGCCTGGCCAACCGCACGTGCGCGCCGGGATCGGCGCTCGACGCCGCGCTCGAGCTGGCGGCGTCGATCGCCGAGTTTCCGCAGCAGTGCCTGCGCAACGATCGGCGTTCCAGCTACGAGCAGTGGGGCCTCGGCCTCGACGATGCGCTGGCCAACGAGACCCGGCTGGGGTTGGCGACGCTGCACAGCGGCGAGACCCTCGAGGGGGCCGCCCGATTTGTCGCCGGGGCTGGCAGGAGTGGAGCCGCAGTGCCTCCGACTCGGGAGCCAGGCCAGCCCGGTCTGGGCCCGGTCGAAACCGGTGACGGCCAACGGTAG
- a CDS encoding NERD domain-containing protein translates to MSPSQFEWEADAQEVLRALLPDQDPYRGWTNFEFTNGGAIAEVDSLVITPKGVYLIEIKSWAGKVNGDQGTWVQQRPDGSRRSFTNQAAVNSRKVKQLASLIKRNWPHNAKVGPPFIQSLVWFSLAELR, encoded by the coding sequence GTGAGCCCCTCGCAGTTCGAGTGGGAGGCTGACGCACAGGAGGTTCTCCGCGCCCTGCTTCCCGACCAGGACCCCTACCGCGGTTGGACCAACTTCGAGTTCACCAACGGCGGTGCGATCGCCGAGGTGGACTCGCTGGTCATCACGCCCAAGGGCGTCTACCTGATCGAGATCAAGTCGTGGGCGGGCAAGGTCAACGGCGATCAGGGCACCTGGGTGCAACAGCGCCCCGACGGTAGCCGTCGGTCGTTCACCAACCAGGCTGCGGTCAACTCCCGCAAGGTCAAGCAGCTGGCCAGCCTGATCAAGCGCAACTGGCCCCACAACGCCAAGGTGGGCCCGCCGTTCATCCAGTCGCTGGTGTGGTTCTCCCTCGCCGAATTGCGTTAG
- a CDS encoding DUF177 domain-containing protein, translating into MSRSSSGRPAHGPLLVPVAELRRRVGNVDEVEGAVALDGAEVLGTRLADGAEATVALRLEALSDAVVITGEAEAPWEGECRRCLEPVSGMAIGDIDEVARTMPLDGELAIEDDRIDLTEAVRAAVVLALPMAPLCSDDCMGPDPEAYPVTVEDEDADGEAPPPDPRWAALSELHPDE; encoded by the coding sequence GTGAGTCGCAGCAGTAGCGGCCGCCCCGCCCATGGGCCGCTGCTGGTGCCGGTCGCCGAGCTGCGGCGGCGGGTCGGCAACGTCGACGAGGTTGAGGGGGCGGTGGCGCTCGACGGTGCGGAGGTGTTGGGCACCCGGCTGGCCGACGGGGCCGAAGCCACGGTTGCCCTGCGCCTGGAGGCCCTCTCGGACGCCGTGGTGATCACCGGCGAGGCCGAGGCCCCATGGGAGGGCGAGTGCCGTCGCTGCCTCGAGCCGGTCTCGGGGATGGCGATCGGCGACATCGATGAGGTGGCGCGGACGATGCCCCTCGATGGCGAGCTGGCGATCGAGGACGACCGCATCGACCTCACCGAGGCGGTGCGGGCCGCCGTGGTGCTCGCGTTGCCGATGGCACCGCTGTGCAGCGACGACTGCATGGGCCCAGACCCGGAGGCCTACCCGGTCACGGTCGAGGACGAGGACGCCGACGGCGAAGCACCTCCACCCGACCCCCGGTGGGCGGCCCTCTCGGAGCTCCACCCCGACGAGTGA
- a CDS encoding alpha-hydroxy-acid oxidizing protein — translation MTTSRRLDDWDNLSDRVPQHYLVGDVDLVAVRIDDEPTVLYGRCLHRGALMGDATIVGDDIVCGVHGWDYRVATGVSAYDDTQRLQKFAAWVEDGGLFVDADEIADYSRQHPQRYDREAYQGVYADLHGGAEEPTVGLIAQLAANGLDRVGPHGPVAAMGVPRAELPSWDDIQFVTAQLARSPLLDDVTVDSSVVIGPSAAKPLHLELPMFVSDMSFGALSEEAKVALATGAQLAGTAICSGEGGMLPEENDANERYLYELGSGRFGWDLAEVEKVAAFHLKLGQGAKTGTGGHLPGIKVRGRIAEIRGLPEGTAAVSPATFTGDLATTAGKADLLASVRDRSGGIPVGVKMSAQHIEADLDAALALGVDYVILDGRGGGTGAAPKLFRDNISVPTIPALARARRHLDHSGADGVTLIITGGLRTPWDVAKALALGADAVAMANSPMQAIGCLGMRACHTGNCPVGITTQNPKLRERLPVDEAAQRLKRFLLASTELIAALARACGHERLSDLTLDDLTTFDRDLSHLAGIAYGGVDR, via the coding sequence ATGACCACTTCACGTCGGCTCGACGACTGGGACAACCTGAGCGATCGGGTGCCGCAGCACTATTTGGTGGGGGACGTTGATCTCGTCGCCGTCCGCATCGATGACGAGCCGACGGTGCTGTACGGACGTTGCCTGCACCGGGGCGCCTTGATGGGCGACGCAACGATCGTCGGCGACGACATCGTGTGTGGGGTTCACGGCTGGGACTACCGGGTGGCCACCGGGGTGTCGGCCTACGACGACACCCAGCGTCTCCAGAAGTTCGCAGCCTGGGTCGAAGACGGTGGCTTGTTTGTCGACGCCGACGAGATCGCCGACTACAGCCGCCAACACCCGCAGCGCTACGACCGCGAGGCCTATCAGGGCGTCTACGCCGACCTTCACGGTGGTGCCGAAGAACCCACCGTCGGATTGATCGCTCAGCTGGCGGCGAACGGCCTCGACCGGGTTGGCCCCCATGGCCCGGTGGCGGCGATGGGCGTCCCCCGCGCCGAGCTTCCGAGCTGGGACGACATTCAGTTTGTGACCGCTCAGTTGGCCCGGTCGCCGCTGCTCGACGACGTGACGGTCGATTCCTCGGTTGTGATCGGCCCGTCGGCGGCCAAGCCGCTCCATCTGGAGTTGCCGATGTTCGTCTCCGACATGAGCTTCGGGGCGCTCTCCGAAGAGGCCAAAGTGGCCCTGGCGACGGGTGCGCAACTGGCCGGCACGGCGATCTGCTCGGGCGAAGGCGGCATGTTGCCCGAAGAGAACGACGCCAACGAGCGCTACCTCTACGAGTTGGGTTCTGGACGATTCGGCTGGGACCTGGCCGAGGTCGAGAAGGTGGCTGCGTTTCACCTGAAGCTCGGCCAGGGTGCCAAGACCGGCACCGGTGGTCATCTTCCCGGCATCAAGGTGCGCGGTCGCATCGCCGAGATCCGCGGGTTGCCCGAAGGAACCGCAGCGGTGTCGCCCGCCACGTTCACCGGCGACCTGGCCACCACCGCCGGCAAGGCCGATCTGTTGGCGAGCGTTCGGGACCGGTCGGGCGGCATTCCGGTTGGCGTCAAGATGTCGGCCCAACACATCGAGGCCGACCTGGACGCTGCATTGGCGTTGGGCGTGGACTACGTGATCCTGGACGGCCGCGGTGGCGGCACCGGCGCTGCGCCCAAGCTGTTCCGGGACAACATTTCGGTACCCACGATCCCGGCGTTGGCCCGAGCGAGACGGCATCTCGACCACTCCGGCGCCGACGGGGTCACGCTGATCATCACCGGCGGGTTGCGAACCCCGTGGGACGTGGCCAAGGCGCTGGCGCTGGGCGCCGATGCTGTCGCCATGGCCAACTCACCGATGCAGGCGATCGGGTGCCTGGGGATGCGGGCATGCCACACGGGGAACTGCCCGGTGGGGATCACCACCCAAAATCCAAAGCTCCGGGAGCGCTTGCCGGTGGACGAGGCGGCACAGCGACTCAAGCGGTTCCTTCTCGCCTCCACCGAGTTGATCGCAGCCCTGGCGCGAGCGTGTGGCCACGAGCGACTGTCCGACCTGACCCTCGATGACCTCACCACCTTCGACCGGGATCTGTCCCATCTGGCCGGGATCGCCTATGGAGGAGTTGACCGGTAA
- the rnc gene encoding ribonuclease III: MAQRLGHDFANVQLLRLALVHRSAFAEEQLAESNERLEFLGDSVLGLVITDALYRRRSEQAEGRLARARAELVDETTLAEAARRIDVGSALRLGRGEDTSGGRDKASILADATEALIGAVYLDGGFEAARRVVTGLLEPVFDQRLGLADPKSHLQELAAARGLGEPRYHTESSGPDHRKQFSTTVEVSDRRFGPGTGHSKRQSEQAAAGLALGALETPE, translated from the coding sequence TTGGCCCAGCGGCTGGGCCACGACTTTGCCAACGTTCAGCTGCTTCGTCTGGCTCTGGTGCACCGCTCGGCGTTCGCCGAGGAGCAGCTGGCCGAGTCGAACGAACGCCTGGAGTTTCTCGGCGACTCGGTGCTCGGGTTGGTCATCACCGATGCGCTGTATCGGCGCCGCAGCGAACAGGCCGAGGGTCGCCTGGCCCGTGCCCGGGCCGAGCTGGTCGACGAGACGACGCTGGCCGAAGCGGCCCGACGGATCGACGTGGGATCGGCGCTGCGGCTCGGGCGGGGCGAGGACACCAGCGGGGGACGGGACAAGGCCTCGATCCTCGCCGATGCCACCGAAGCCCTGATCGGAGCGGTGTACCTCGACGGTGGGTTCGAGGCGGCACGCCGGGTGGTGACAGGCCTCCTGGAGCCGGTCTTCGACCAACGCCTGGGGCTGGCCGATCCCAAATCCCACCTGCAGGAGTTGGCGGCGGCGCGAGGTCTCGGCGAGCCTCGCTACCACACCGAATCCTCCGGCCCCGACCACCGCAAGCAGTTCAGTACTACGGTCGAGGTCAGCGACAGGCGCTTCGGGCCCGGCACGGGGCACTCGAAACGACAGTCAGAACAGGCAGCGGCCGGCCTCGCACTCGGGGCCCTGGAGACACCGGAGTAG
- the selD gene encoding selenide, water dikinase SelD, translating into MSDAETNRLTRFSHGAGUGCKLAPGELAQVLRPMQTATPPELLVGTATGDDAAVWRLDNERALVSTADFITPVVDDARTWGRVAAANAVSDVYAMGGRPLFALNLVGWNTEALPIEQLQDLLAGANDIAQAGSFVIVGGHTIDDPEPKFGLSVTGEVHPDRIMTNAGLRPGQDIILTKPLGIGVITTAIKADTAPQASVDAAVASMTRLNDVASQVALTAGATGCTDVTGFGLLGHLGRMALESKVTVVIETTAVGYLDGAVELAREGIMPGGSRRNLAWAKGLLDPGGADELTQLLLADAQTSGGLVFGVNPAATQDVLARLAESGHTAARIGTTNEPAPEGHSIALR; encoded by the coding sequence ATGAGCGACGCCGAGACCAACCGCCTCACCCGTTTCAGCCACGGCGCCGGTTGAGGCTGCAAGCTCGCCCCCGGCGAGCTGGCGCAGGTGCTGCGCCCGATGCAGACCGCAACTCCGCCCGAGCTGCTGGTGGGAACCGCCACCGGCGACGACGCCGCAGTGTGGCGCCTCGACAACGAGCGAGCGCTCGTGTCGACCGCCGACTTCATCACACCCGTCGTCGACGATGCCCGCACCTGGGGCCGGGTGGCCGCCGCCAACGCTGTCTCCGACGTCTACGCGATGGGCGGACGTCCCCTGTTCGCCCTCAACCTGGTCGGCTGGAACACCGAAGCGCTGCCCATAGAACAGCTCCAGGATTTGCTCGCCGGCGCCAACGACATCGCCCAGGCCGGATCCTTCGTCATCGTCGGCGGCCACACGATCGATGACCCCGAGCCCAAGTTTGGGCTGTCGGTCACCGGCGAGGTGCACCCCGACCGGATCATGACCAATGCCGGGCTGCGTCCGGGCCAGGACATCATCCTCACCAAGCCGCTGGGCATCGGCGTGATCACCACCGCTATCAAGGCCGACACCGCACCGCAGGCGTCGGTCGACGCCGCCGTGGCGTCGATGACCCGCCTCAACGACGTGGCCTCGCAGGTGGCGCTCACCGCCGGAGCCACCGGCTGCACCGATGTCACCGGCTTCGGGCTTCTGGGCCACCTCGGCCGCATGGCCCTCGAGTCCAAGGTCACCGTCGTCATCGAGACCACCGCCGTCGGCTACCTCGATGGAGCGGTCGAGTTGGCGCGTGAGGGCATCATGCCCGGTGGCAGCCGCCGCAACCTGGCCTGGGCCAAGGGGCTGCTCGACCCGGGCGGCGCCGACGAGCTCACCCAGCTGCTGCTCGCCGACGCGCAGACCTCCGGCGGGCTGGTGTTCGGCGTCAACCCGGCCGCTACCCAGGACGTACTAGCCCGACTGGCCGAATCTGGCCACACCGCCGCCCGCATCGGCACCACCAACGAGCCAGCCCCGGAGGGCCACAGCATCGCCCTGCGGTAG
- a CDS encoding superoxide dismutase has product MAIELPPLPFAPDALESKGLSKETIEYHYGKHHQAYVTNLNGMIEGTDKADLPLEQIIMEADGGMFNNAAQVWNHTFYWNCLSPSGGGEPSGELGDAINSAFGSFDTFADEFATAAKTQFGSGWAWLVDDGGLKVEKTANADLPLKHGAKALLTIDVWEHAYYIDYRNARPDYISNFMANLVNWDFVAQNLAAS; this is encoded by the coding sequence ATGGCCATCGAACTACCTCCTCTCCCCTTCGCCCCGGACGCCTTGGAGAGCAAGGGACTGTCGAAAGAGACGATCGAGTACCACTACGGCAAGCACCATCAGGCCTACGTCACCAACCTCAACGGGATGATCGAGGGCACCGACAAGGCGGACCTGCCGCTTGAGCAGATCATCATGGAGGCCGACGGCGGCATGTTCAACAACGCCGCCCAGGTGTGGAACCACACCTTCTACTGGAACTGCCTGTCGCCCTCCGGCGGCGGCGAGCCGTCCGGCGAGCTCGGTGACGCCATCAACTCGGCGTTCGGTTCCTTCGACACGTTCGCCGACGAGTTCGCCACCGCCGCCAAGACCCAGTTCGGATCCGGTTGGGCCTGGCTGGTCGACGACGGCGGGCTGAAGGTGGAGAAGACGGCCAACGCCGACCTTCCCCTGAAGCACGGGGCGAAGGCGCTCCTCACCATCGACGTGTGGGAGCACGCCTACTACATCGACTACCGCAACGCCCGCCCCGACTACATCTCCAACTTCATGGCCAACCTGGTCAACTGGGACTTCGTCGCCCAGAACCTGGCCGCCAGCTGA
- the rsmD gene encoding 16S rRNA (guanine(966)-N(2))-methyltransferase RsmD: protein MRVVAGSAAGRRLEAPPGTATRPTGDRVREATFNSLGSLGLVQDATLIDVFAGSGALGIEALSRGAESVTFLERDPRAVRVIKANLATVGLAERAEVVRGDALAYLASTERRWDVALLDPPYRWDGWDRLWLALPVEWAVVERDVETEPPEGWKRQRSRRYGGTWVTVLSSDQPSGAAI, encoded by the coding sequence ATGAGGGTGGTTGCGGGCAGCGCAGCCGGCCGTCGCCTGGAGGCACCGCCGGGGACGGCCACCCGGCCCACCGGTGACCGGGTGCGCGAGGCGACGTTCAACTCGCTGGGCTCGTTGGGCCTAGTGCAGGACGCCACGCTGATCGACGTGTTCGCCGGCAGTGGTGCCCTGGGCATCGAGGCCCTGTCGCGAGGGGCCGAGTCGGTGACCTTTCTCGAACGTGACCCCAGGGCGGTGCGGGTGATCAAGGCCAACCTGGCGACGGTCGGGCTGGCCGAGCGGGCCGAGGTGGTGCGGGGCGACGCCCTCGCGTACCTGGCATCCACCGAGCGGCGCTGGGACGTGGCGCTGCTCGACCCGCCGTATCGCTGGGACGGATGGGACCGGCTGTGGCTCGCGCTGCCGGTGGAGTGGGCCGTCGTGGAACGCGATGTCGAGACGGAACCGCCCGAGGGCTGGAAGCGGCAGCGGTCCCGACGCTACGGCGGCACCTGGGTCACCGTGCTGAGCAGCGATCAGCCCTCCGGCGCGGCCATCTGA